The following is a genomic window from Methanosphaera cuniculi.
AAGTTTAACCAGAATAATAACAGTACTAACTAAATAATAAAAACTATATTTTAAGAAAAAAATATAAAATAGAAAAAAAGGATGGGAGGCTAAATATGATGCATGAAAATATAAACATATTTGACACAACACTACGTGATGGAGAACAAACACCAGGTGTACTAATTACATCAAATGAAAAACTAAAAATTGCAAACAAACTTGATGAATTAGGTGTTGATGTAATTGAAGCAGGATCAGCAATAACATCTAAAGATGAACAAGAAAGTATCAAACTAATAACAGAAAACAATCTTAATGCAGAAATATGTAGCTTTGCAAGACCACTACAAATAGATATAGACACAGCAATAGAATGTAATGTAGATTCTGTAAACATAGTAATACCATCATCAGACTTACACATCGAATTTAAACTCAAAAAAACTAGATGTGAAGTTGAACAAATGGCAATTGATGCTGTAGAATATGCAAAAGATCATGGACTAATAGTTGAACTTTCATGTGAAGATGCAACACGTACAAGTGTTGATGATCTAAAATCATTATATACAAAAACTATAGATGCAGGTGCAGATCGTATATGTGCATGTGATACAGTAGGAATACTAACACCTGAAAAATCATATAACTTCTATCATGAACTATCAAAACTAGATATACCACTAAGTGTTCACTGTCATAACGACTTTGGACTTGCTGTAGCAAATACACTTGAAGCACTAAATGCTGGTGCAACACAAGCACACCTAACAATAAATGGACTAGGTGAACGAGCAGGAAACGCAGCACTAGAAGAAGTAGTAATGGCACTAGAAAGCTTATATAATGTACATACACACATTAAAACAGAACTATTTTATGAAACATCACAACTTGTAGAATCAATAAGTGGAGTAGTACTACAATCAAACAAATCAATAGTAGGAGCTAACGCATTTGCACATGAATCAGGAATACATGCGGATGGAGTATTAAAGAAATCTGAAACATACGAGCCAATAAAACCTGAAGTTGTAGGACACAGAAGACGATTTATTCTAGGAAAACATGTAGGAAAACATGTAATACATGAAAAAATAAAAGAAACAAACACAGATGTTACAGATGATGAACTAAACCAGATATTTATGAGAATAAAAGCACTATCTGATATGGGAAAAACAGTAACAGATGTAGACTTACAAGCAATAACAGATGACATACTAAACATAGACATAGATGAATCAATACACCTAGATGAATACACAACAGTATCAGGAAATAGAGTAACACCAACAGCATCAGTAAAACTAAAACTAAATGATGAAGATAAAATAGAAGCAGCAGTAGGAGTAGGGCCTGTAGATGCAGCAATAGCAGCAATCCAGAAAACACTACAAAACACAGTAGACATAACACTCGAAGAATACCATGTAGATGCAATAACCGGAGGAACTGATGCACTAATTGATGTACTCATAAAACTTAAATGTGATGATAAAATCATAACAGCAAGAAGCACACAACCTGACATTATAATGGCAAGTGTAGATGCATATCTTAAAGGTGCAAACAAAATACTAACAGATAAAAAAAGAAAATAAAGGAAAATGGGTAATATAATGGAAGATCTACAAAAACAAATCTTAGATGAAAAACAAATAACCATCCACACATACCAAGATAACATAGTAGATAACATACCAGAACTACTAGGTAAAATAAATGAAATAACACAACAAAATCCAGACTCAACAATACAACTACTAGATACACAATACATTTGTGGAAAAAAACATCTAAAACAAGCAATAGCAGAAGCAATAGTAGCATTTAAAAACAATACAAACTTTGCAAAAGACCTGGGACTTGAAATATGTGTACGTACATCAGCACAAAAACAAATAAAAGATGCAATAAAACTACTAGGAATTAAAACCAGTGGAAACATAACAGTCATCTACATAAACACCCGTGATGATCAAATAAAACAAGTTGAAGAAATACTAAATACAAAAAATGACACACTAATTGATGAGTATGATACAAACACAATAAAAAAAGCATATAAAATAGATTGTGAAGATGATACTGATATTTTAGATATGTTAAATGAAAAAATAGCAATGCTAGTTATAAAAAACTAGACAATACCATTTTAAACTTTCAAATAAAAAGTTACACTCTCTTTTTTTTCTTATTTTTTAATCTTTTTTATCTGATTTGATTTAAGAATATAAATTATTACTACTGCAATTAAAGCTCCAACACCATAACTAATAAAAAGATGATTATCTGTGAAAAATCCCATAACAAACAATATGAGAGCAATAATAACAGTAACAGCTAATGAGTTATTTGAAATATTAGACCATTCAATATCCATAAATTTTCACCTCTTTTTGACTACTTTTCTTATTTTTTTTCATTTTTCTGCTAATACTTTATTATAGATGAACACCCATAACTCTACAACCTACACCACATACAATTAACATAGTAAATAAGGTATATACCCAAAAACCATCATAAGTCTGTAAATTAACAGGAAAAATTTTATCTGTATAATCAATAAATATAACAGAAACTTCAATAACAAAAGTAACTAGAATAACTAGTAAAAACTTTGAATTTAAAGTAAGAATATATTGTACCACTCCAAAATAATAACAACTAATCATAAGAAACAATGTTAAAATACAATAATAAGATAAAGGATAACCTCCAGGTCTAAAATTAACAATTTTAACTTTTGTTTCTGAAACTTTAATGATTTCTGGTTCATGAAATACCTTTCTATGTACAATGAAAATCATTGGAATTATTGTCCATATAACAAGTAAAGTACATAATCTATATAATATACTTGGATATATTAAATTTGGAATTTCCATAATAAAAAAAATTACACACATATCTAAAAAAAAAGTTAAAAAGGAAATATTTTCCTCTTTTAATTGCAAAACTAGGCAAATCCTTCCCATCATAAAATGGCTTATCAGCCTTACTACTAAGATAAAGATAAAATGGTCTTAGTATAAAATATTCAAATAAAAATATTCCTACCAGAGTAAGAATTATAAATATTGGAATAATTCGAAATTCATTTATATATATAACTCATAATCATCACTAAAAATATAATTTTTTTTATAATCTAAATGCAATGTAAAATATATTCAGTGCTACAATTAATGTAAATATCCAAAATCCACTTTCTTTTTGCATATTAAATGGCATTATTTTATCAGTAAAATCAACAAAAATTATCATAACTTCAAAAATTAAACAAAAAACAATAACTAAGAAGTATTTGAAATTATTTAACATAATATATGCTAATACTCCAAAAACAAAACAGAACATCATATTAAATATTGTTAAAAGTATATAATAAGATGATGAATATCCACCATCTTTAAAATTAACTAATTTTGTATAGTTATCTGAAACTTGTATAATCTCAGGATCATGAAAAATATTTCCACGTCCTTTTATAATAAAACATGGAAGAAGCATTATTATAATTAATATTGTACCTAGTATGTAATTTTTTCCTGGAAATAAAAGTTCAGGAATTACAAATGATATAAAACAAAATACTAAAGTCAATAAAATATTATGAATATACATATATTTTCCATTCTTAAAAGCAAATAATGGTGCAATTTTTCCATCATAAAATGGTTTATCAGCCTTATTACTAACGTAGGTATAAAAAGGTTTTAAAATATATAAATCACAAATAAGCATAATAAGAAATCCAAGAAGTACAAAAAATGTAAGAATTTCAAACCAACTAAAGTTATTAAATAAATTATTTATCATATAAAACACCATTTATAATTTTTCATATCCACAAGTTTCAACGAATGCATTCCATCCACCTTGAAGTAAATAATCCTTAGTTTCTTCTTTAAGATAGTTATTAATGTTAGAATTAATTTACTATTTTTTTTCACTAAAAAGGGAGGTTATTGATTTTTTTTTTATTCTACATTTTCTTTAAGATAATATAAAAAAAAGCAGATGGTTATCATTGCAAGTCCAAGAGTACTACATTTTGGAAATTTTATAATAAAACCAGTAATTAGAAGTATAAATCCTATTATTGATCCAATTATAAGTTGATTGTTTTTAGTATTTTTAATGTTTATCATATTTTTTCAGTCTTCTTCTTTTTATATATTATATATTTTATAAAACATCATTATTAAAACTAATTTTAAAAAAGAAGTTTATTAATCTATATTTTCTTCTTCTTCTTGTTGTTGTTTTATTGTTTCTGTTATTATCATAGCTAGTTTTTCTATGTTTTCTTTTGTTAGTGAGTCTGGGTCTAGGTTTTTTATTTCTATATTTATTGTTGGTTTTTTTATTCGGTTGTTATTTGGTCCTGTTGTTATGATGTTTTTGTTTTGTGTTATTTTGAGTTGTTGGCGTATTTGGTATGCTAGTTTTTTGGTTTTGCTTTTTGATGGTGTTTTTATTATTGTATTTATTCCTTTATTATCTTCAGGGTGTATCAGGTAGTAGTCTGTGTTATCTTCTAGTTGTTTTTTTATGAGTTGTTTTAGGTAGTTGTTGGCTTTTCGTGTTTTATTTAGTGTATGTGGTGCATTTGGTATTTCTTGTTTTATTCCAGCACATGTTATGT
Proteins encoded in this region:
- the cgi121 gene encoding KEOPS complex subunit Cgi121 translates to MGNIMEDLQKQILDEKQITIHTYQDNIVDNIPELLGKINEITQQNPDSTIQLLDTQYICGKKHLKQAIAEAIVAFKNNTNFAKDLGLEICVRTSAQKQIKDAIKLLGIKTSGNITVIYINTRDDQIKQVEEILNTKNDTLIDEYDTNTIKKAYKIDCEDDTDILDMLNEKIAMLVIKN
- a CDS encoding (R)-citramalate synthase: MMHENINIFDTTLRDGEQTPGVLITSNEKLKIANKLDELGVDVIEAGSAITSKDEQESIKLITENNLNAEICSFARPLQIDIDTAIECNVDSVNIVIPSSDLHIEFKLKKTRCEVEQMAIDAVEYAKDHGLIVELSCEDATRTSVDDLKSLYTKTIDAGADRICACDTVGILTPEKSYNFYHELSKLDIPLSVHCHNDFGLAVANTLEALNAGATQAHLTINGLGERAGNAALEEVVMALESLYNVHTHIKTELFYETSQLVESISGVVLQSNKSIVGANAFAHESGIHADGVLKKSETYEPIKPEVVGHRRRFILGKHVGKHVIHEKIKETNTDVTDDELNQIFMRIKALSDMGKTVTDVDLQAITDDILNIDIDESIHLDEYTTVSGNRVTPTASVKLKLNDEDKIEAAVGVGPVDAAIAAIQKTLQNTVDITLEEYHVDAITGGTDALIDVLIKLKCDDKIITARSTQPDIIMASVDAYLKGANKILTDKKRK